The Pirellulimonas nuda genome includes a region encoding these proteins:
- a CDS encoding helix-hairpin-helix domain-containing protein — translation MPSPEVDCQRLARSLGLPHKGVRSVVALLDDGATAPFITRYRRDETGGMDEEQVVAVREALAAQRRLDSRKATVLRSLQTQGKLTDALRDAIAAADSIRLLDDLYLPFKPKKQSLAQRAREQGLGPLADEIVAGSIADLDRRAGEFVSEERGVASAAAALLGAGHILAERFAEDAALRQGVRGVVEQTGRITAKRATQDDKLADGYRDYWEYSQPLSRAPLHRVLAINRGEREGALRVAVEFDVDAAELLAVARYAPQDHPQADLLAGAARDAARRLLGPSLAREARRELATRAESHAVAVFARNLRGLLMQPPLPGRRVLAVDPGYKNGCKLAALDETGRVLETGAVYIMSDQQKTEARAELARMAREHRLGVIAIGNGSACRPAEELVAELIADELAGAELDGAELGYVIVNEAGASVYSTSQIGREELPDREAIQRSAVSIGRRLQDPLSELVKIDPASLGVGLYQHDANHTLLRDALDDVVRSCVSFVGVEVNSASPSLLRYVSGLNQLTARRICEHREQHGPFRSRQELRGVSGLGPVSFQQAAGFLKVERGDEPLDATWVHPEAYDAARQLLANVGVETAAIREPSARRVLSEVDPTAMAERLAVGRFAAEQLLDAMARPGRDPRAELPAPVFRRNVVRLDDLHPGMELRGTVVNVVDFGAFVDIGLSDSALVHVSQLSKGYVSDPHRVVSVGEQVGVWVTGVDAQRRRVSLTMIDPNVAPPPPAATSQPRPARKKTPKKPAPAPRPKGPPISDAMRQGAEPMRSFGDLLQYHERKKGG, via the coding sequence ATGCCCAGCCCTGAGGTCGATTGCCAGCGGCTAGCCCGCAGTCTGGGGCTCCCGCACAAGGGGGTGCGGAGCGTCGTCGCCCTGCTGGACGACGGCGCCACGGCGCCCTTTATCACCCGCTACCGCCGCGACGAAACCGGCGGCATGGACGAAGAACAGGTCGTCGCGGTCCGCGAGGCCCTCGCGGCCCAGCGCCGGCTCGACAGCCGCAAGGCCACCGTGCTGCGGTCGCTGCAGACCCAGGGGAAGCTGACCGACGCGCTCCGCGACGCCATCGCCGCGGCCGACTCCATCCGGCTGCTGGACGACCTCTACCTCCCCTTCAAGCCCAAGAAACAATCGCTCGCCCAGCGGGCGCGCGAGCAGGGGCTCGGCCCGCTGGCGGACGAGATCGTCGCCGGCTCCATCGCCGACCTCGACCGGCGGGCCGGCGAGTTCGTCAGCGAAGAACGCGGCGTCGCTTCGGCCGCTGCGGCCCTGCTGGGGGCGGGGCACATCCTGGCCGAGCGGTTCGCCGAGGACGCGGCGCTGCGGCAGGGGGTGCGCGGCGTGGTAGAGCAGACCGGCCGCATCACCGCCAAACGGGCCACCCAGGACGACAAGCTCGCCGACGGCTACCGCGACTACTGGGAGTACTCGCAGCCGCTATCCCGGGCGCCGCTGCACCGCGTGCTGGCGATCAACCGCGGCGAACGCGAGGGCGCCCTGCGCGTGGCGGTAGAGTTTGACGTCGACGCCGCCGAGCTGCTGGCGGTCGCGCGCTACGCCCCGCAAGACCACCCCCAGGCCGACCTGCTGGCGGGCGCCGCCCGCGACGCGGCCCGCCGGCTGCTGGGGCCCAGCCTGGCGCGCGAGGCGCGACGCGAGCTGGCCACACGCGCAGAGTCGCACGCCGTGGCCGTGTTCGCCCGCAACCTCCGCGGCCTGCTGATGCAGCCCCCGCTCCCCGGGCGGCGGGTGCTGGCGGTCGACCCCGGCTACAAGAACGGCTGCAAGCTCGCCGCGCTCGACGAGACCGGGCGCGTGCTGGAGACGGGCGCCGTGTACATCATGAGCGACCAGCAGAAGACCGAGGCCCGCGCAGAGCTGGCGCGGATGGCGCGCGAGCACCGGCTGGGGGTGATCGCTATCGGCAACGGCTCCGCGTGTCGGCCGGCCGAAGAGCTGGTCGCGGAGCTCATCGCCGACGAGCTGGCGGGGGCCGAGCTCGACGGCGCCGAGCTGGGCTACGTGATCGTCAACGAGGCGGGCGCCAGCGTCTACTCCACCAGCCAGATCGGCCGCGAGGAACTGCCCGACCGCGAGGCGATCCAGCGCAGCGCGGTCTCTATCGGCCGCCGGCTGCAAGACCCGCTCAGCGAGCTGGTGAAGATCGACCCGGCGAGCCTGGGGGTCGGCCTGTACCAGCACGACGCCAACCACACGCTGCTGCGCGACGCGCTCGACGACGTGGTGCGCTCCTGCGTCAGCTTTGTCGGCGTCGAAGTGAACTCGGCCAGCCCCTCGCTGCTGCGCTACGTCAGCGGGCTGAACCAGCTCACCGCCCGGCGGATCTGCGAACACCGCGAACAGCACGGCCCGTTCCGGTCGCGACAAGAGCTGCGCGGCGTCAGCGGCCTCGGCCCGGTGAGCTTCCAGCAGGCCGCGGGGTTCTTGAAGGTCGAGCGCGGCGACGAGCCGCTCGACGCCACCTGGGTGCACCCCGAGGCGTACGACGCGGCGCGTCAGTTGCTGGCGAACGTGGGGGTAGAGACGGCCGCCATCCGCGAGCCGAGCGCGCGGCGCGTGCTCTCAGAGGTCGACCCGACGGCGATGGCCGAGCGGCTCGCGGTCGGCCGGTTCGCGGCCGAGCAGTTGCTCGACGCGATGGCGCGTCCCGGGCGCGACCCGCGTGCAGAGCTCCCCGCGCCGGTGTTCCGCCGCAACGTGGTGCGGCTAGACGACCTGCACCCCGGCATGGAGCTACGGGGCACAGTGGTGAACGTGGTCGACTTCGGCGCGTTTGTGGACATCGGCCTGTCCGACAGCGCGCTGGTGCACGTCAGCCAGCTCAGCAAGGGCTACGTGAGCGACCCGCACCGCGTGGTCTCGGTCGGCGAGCAGGTGGGCGTATGGGTGACCGGCGTCGACGCGCAGCGCCGGCGCGTGTCGCTGACCATGATCGACCCGAACGTCGCCCCCCCACCGCCGGCGGCCACCAGCCAGCCGCGCCCCGCCCGTAAGAAGACCCCGAAAAAACCCGCCCCGGCGCCCCGGCCCAAAGGGCCGCCGATTAGCGACGCGATGCGGCAGGGCGCCGAGCCGATGCGGTCGTTTGGCGATTTGTTGCAGTATCATGAGCGGAAGAAGGGGGGGTGA
- a CDS encoding SMI1/KNR4 family protein codes for MTVDELLKFAAAQAPVIVQRTVHVPGSQLRAVLAEGKPMLLTELMAHPDKQLESKEFRYAHVLGRGVPLDEVQLWQTEHPCHSLPGELVQFLTRVNGIHLWADMATSRAYFGVLPLQDWQDATDVGWAAMYQSPPVGQLVLSYHDNGDNFLVLDTRRQKYLWYDLQDFDSPKDAGSTVRELLDFWVKETAWLDPRREGDAG; via the coding sequence ATGACCGTCGACGAGCTTCTCAAATTCGCCGCCGCTCAAGCCCCGGTGATCGTCCAACGGACGGTACATGTGCCCGGATCCCAACTCCGAGCAGTGCTGGCCGAGGGCAAGCCGATGCTGCTCACGGAACTGATGGCCCATCCTGATAAGCAGTTGGAATCGAAAGAATTCCGTTACGCCCACGTCTTGGGCCGCGGCGTTCCGCTTGATGAAGTCCAGCTTTGGCAGACCGAACATCCTTGCCACTCGTTGCCCGGAGAGCTGGTTCAATTCCTCACGCGGGTGAACGGCATCCACCTGTGGGCGGATATGGCGACCTCACGTGCGTACTTCGGAGTACTTCCGCTTCAAGACTGGCAGGACGCAACGGATGTTGGTTGGGCAGCCATGTATCAGTCACCGCCGGTGGGGCAATTGGTCCTTTCCTATCACGACAACGGAGACAACTTCCTCGTCTTGGACACGCGACGCCAAAAGTATTTGTGGTACGATCTTCAAGACTTTGATAGCCCGAAGGATGCGGGAAGCACCGTCCGGGAGTTGCTCGACTTTTGGGTCAAGGAAACTGCCTGGCTTGATCCGCGGCGAGAGGGCGACGCTGGATAA
- a CDS encoding glycoside hydrolase, which yields MKESIRSRFIAARLLGLVVLGGLVLGLGAGDCLAVTINPYQAVGPVVDRWAWDLKGAVGRTNTPAEAHALYGAVNANMVRIPIFAEAHFADGTVDQSKYNTLIDSINQIKLVNPNVQVFASLKLLGGDTFIGPASDPDWITQAGFGFSQQNGSIFGNTVIRPNPEHYAELVADYFDYMRTQGVEIDFVGLNNETQNALTSDRYISAYDRLNTKLDARGFDTDALKFIGSDSYGPNENISFLNALSSAGRLDTIDIVGSHQYSTVSGHTSDNWNTMSNISGGKEMWHTEVHMNPANSNNGSPPEDNITRMRKGMAVLFSANIEGVSSFTWWGDGQNQSNIDTTLKRELINSMIGGLPVETLSPDYPGNGSPDFNELDPDREATLYQAYKQGTKVTLWLANPGDAQNNLPVNLSIGKIRSGSLAGEYWSGPGNSVTGGNSGALAASLSADGLSFTIGSLPFNSIAMVTFDLLLGGDLNQDGQLNQLDIDQFLLGWRQRSPLGDLNNDLTTDRNDWFLLRTAFLEQGQAISAAGLGIAVPEPGALTTLLLVVATLRHRRPPASDGR from the coding sequence GTGAAAGAATCGATCCGCTCCCGCTTCATCGCCGCACGGCTGCTGGGATTGGTCGTGCTGGGTGGGCTCGTGCTGGGGTTGGGGGCGGGCGACTGCCTCGCGGTCACGATCAACCCCTACCAGGCGGTCGGCCCGGTGGTCGATCGCTGGGCGTGGGACCTCAAGGGGGCGGTCGGCAGGACCAACACCCCCGCCGAGGCCCACGCGCTCTACGGCGCCGTGAACGCCAACATGGTGCGGATCCCGATCTTCGCCGAAGCGCACTTCGCGGACGGCACGGTCGACCAGAGCAAGTACAACACCCTCATCGACAGCATCAACCAGATCAAGCTGGTCAACCCCAACGTGCAGGTCTTCGCCAGCCTGAAGCTGCTGGGGGGCGACACGTTTATCGGCCCCGCGAGCGACCCCGACTGGATCACCCAGGCGGGGTTCGGCTTCTCCCAGCAGAACGGCTCGATCTTCGGCAACACGGTCATCCGGCCCAACCCGGAGCACTACGCAGAGCTGGTTGCCGACTACTTCGACTACATGCGGACCCAGGGGGTCGAGATCGACTTCGTCGGCCTGAACAACGAGACGCAGAACGCGCTGACCAGCGACCGCTACATCAGCGCCTACGACCGGCTCAACACCAAGCTGGACGCGCGTGGGTTCGACACCGACGCGCTCAAATTCATCGGCTCCGACTCGTACGGCCCCAACGAGAACATCAGCTTCCTGAACGCGTTGAGCAGCGCCGGCCGGCTCGACACGATCGACATCGTCGGCAGCCACCAGTACTCCACCGTGTCGGGGCACACGTCGGACAATTGGAACACGATGTCCAACATCTCCGGCGGCAAGGAGATGTGGCACACCGAGGTCCACATGAACCCGGCCAACTCCAACAACGGATCGCCCCCCGAGGACAACATCACCCGCATGCGCAAGGGGATGGCGGTGCTCTTCTCCGCCAACATCGAGGGGGTCAGCTCGTTCACCTGGTGGGGCGACGGCCAAAACCAGAGCAACATCGACACCACGCTCAAACGCGAGCTCATCAACTCGATGATCGGCGGCCTGCCCGTGGAGACCCTCTCGCCCGACTACCCCGGCAACGGCTCGCCCGATTTCAACGAGCTCGACCCCGACCGCGAGGCCACGCTCTACCAGGCGTACAAGCAGGGGACCAAGGTGACGCTGTGGCTCGCCAACCCGGGCGACGCGCAGAACAACCTGCCGGTGAACCTGTCGATCGGCAAGATCCGCAGCGGCTCGCTCGCGGGGGAGTACTGGTCCGGGCCGGGCAACAGCGTCACGGGGGGCAACTCCGGCGCCCTGGCCGCTTCGCTCAGCGCAGACGGCCTGAGCTTTACGATCGGATCGCTCCCCTTCAACAGCATCGCCATGGTGACGTTCGACCTGCTGCTGGGGGGCGACCTGAACCAGGACGGACAGCTCAACCAGCTCGACATCGATCAGTTCCTCCTGGGCTGGCGGCAACGCAGCCCCCTGGGGGACCTCAACAACGACCTGACCACCGACCGGAACGACTGGTTCCTGTTGCGTACGGCCTTCCTCGAGCAGGGCCAGGCGATTAGCGCCGCGGGGCTGGGCATCGCCGTGCCCGAGCCGGGGGCGCTGACCACGCTGCTGCTAGTAGTAGCGACGCTACGACATCGGCGCCCCCCCGCGAGCGACGGACGCTAG
- a CDS encoding CDGSH iron-sulfur domain-containing protein, whose amino-acid sequence MADVTIRMRPSGPFLVEGPFKLIDSEGNAFELNPDKPAIALCRCGQSARRPFCDGAHKGCEFVSDERAPGV is encoded by the coding sequence ATGGCCGACGTCACTATCCGCATGCGCCCCAGCGGCCCCTTTCTGGTCGAGGGCCCGTTTAAGCTCATCGACTCCGAGGGGAACGCGTTCGAGCTGAACCCGGACAAGCCCGCCATCGCCCTGTGCCGCTGCGGCCAATCGGCCCGCCGCCCGTTCTGCGACGGCGCCCACAAGGGCTGCGAGTTCGTCTCCGACGAACGCGCCCCGGGGGTCTGA
- the bioF gene encoding 8-amino-7-oxononanoate synthase, whose protein sequence is MLHPSLRWVPDSLEALEGLGLRRVLVERQSPQGPVTELAGEPVANFGSNDYLGLAGDPRLASAAAEAATREGWGAGASPLVTGRSTSHARLETRLAEFESCEAALVFPSGFAAGAGVVPALVEAGDAVFSDAKNHASLIDGCRLSGAARRIYPHNDWQSLDAMLAEAAPLRRRLIVTDGLFSMDGDLAPLDRLAELADKHDAMLMVDEAHATGVLGPAGRGAVEHYDALQPGVAARAAVRVGTLSKALGSAGGFVVGDRLLIDWLANRVRPYVFSTAGPPAAAAAALVALDVVRDEPHRRRELLSRAAELRDRLRGQGWRLGASESQIIPLLIGDPEPAVRLARRLREAGLWVPAIRPPTVPQGQSLLRISLSWRHTPEQLDLLTQALAAHVASTGCAG, encoded by the coding sequence ATGCTTCATCCTTCGCTCCGCTGGGTTCCGGACTCGCTCGAAGCGCTCGAGGGCCTGGGGCTGCGCCGTGTGCTGGTTGAGCGGCAGTCGCCGCAGGGCCCGGTGACGGAGCTAGCCGGCGAGCCGGTGGCGAACTTCGGCTCGAACGACTACCTCGGCCTGGCGGGCGACCCACGCCTGGCCTCGGCCGCGGCCGAGGCGGCGACGCGCGAGGGCTGGGGCGCCGGCGCCAGCCCGCTGGTCACCGGCCGCAGCACGTCGCACGCACGGCTCGAGACGCGGCTGGCCGAGTTCGAGTCGTGCGAGGCGGCGCTAGTGTTCCCTTCTGGCTTCGCGGCGGGCGCCGGCGTTGTCCCCGCGCTCGTCGAGGCCGGCGACGCCGTCTTCTCCGACGCCAAGAACCACGCGTCGCTGATCGACGGCTGCCGGCTCAGCGGCGCGGCGCGGCGCATCTACCCGCACAACGACTGGCAATCGCTCGACGCGATGCTCGCCGAGGCCGCCCCGCTGCGGCGCCGGCTGATCGTCACCGACGGGCTGTTCAGCATGGACGGCGACCTGGCGCCGCTCGACCGCCTGGCGGAGCTGGCCGACAAGCACGACGCCATGCTGATGGTCGACGAGGCCCATGCCACCGGCGTGCTGGGCCCGGCGGGACGCGGCGCGGTCGAGCACTATGACGCCCTGCAACCGGGCGTGGCCGCGCGGGCCGCCGTGCGTGTGGGGACGCTCAGCAAGGCGCTGGGGTCGGCCGGCGGGTTTGTCGTGGGGGATCGGCTGCTGATCGATTGGCTGGCGAACCGCGTGCGGCCCTACGTCTTCTCTACGGCCGGTCCCCCCGCGGCGGCCGCGGCGGCGCTCGTGGCGCTCGACGTTGTGCGCGACGAGCCGCACCGCCGCCGCGAGCTGCTGAGCCGTGCTGCGGAGCTCCGCGACCGGCTCCGGGGCCAGGGCTGGCGGCTGGGGGCCTCCGAGAGCCAGATCATCCCGCTGCTGATCGGCGACCCCGAGCCCGCGGTGCGGCTCGCCCGCAGGCTGCGGGAGGCGGGGCTGTGGGTTCCGGCGATCCGGCCCCCCACGGTCCCCCAGGGCCAGTCGCTGCTGCGGATCAGCCTGAGCTGGCGCCACACCCCCGAGCAGCTCGACCTGCTGACCCAGGCATTGGCCGCGCACGTCGCCTCGACGGGTTGTGCGGGCTAG
- a CDS encoding sigma-70 family RNA polymerase sigma factor codes for MSVSGPPDLASRDPATADAEARWLRAARGGDRDAFGRLAEKHQQRLFHCLLRLCGSADDAEELAQDALVQAYVKLDSFQENSAFFTWLYRIAFNLAASRARRRRPRASLNAAVEAGVPEPTAPAAPPDGPMIQQERDSLVQHAIGRLAQEHRQVIVLREIEGLDYQQIADVLETPVGTVRSRLFRARMQLRELLAPMFAEETSA; via the coding sequence TTGAGCGTTTCCGGCCCCCCCGACCTTGCCAGCCGCGACCCCGCGACCGCCGACGCGGAAGCGCGGTGGCTGCGCGCGGCCCGCGGGGGAGACCGCGACGCGTTCGGCCGGCTGGCGGAGAAGCACCAGCAGCGGTTGTTCCACTGCCTGCTGCGGCTGTGCGGCTCGGCGGACGACGCAGAGGAGTTGGCCCAGGACGCGTTGGTGCAGGCGTACGTGAAGCTCGATTCGTTTCAGGAGAACTCGGCGTTTTTTACGTGGCTGTACCGGATCGCGTTTAACCTAGCGGCCAGCCGTGCCCGCCGCCGCAGGCCCCGTGCGTCGCTCAACGCCGCGGTCGAGGCGGGGGTCCCCGAACCGACGGCGCCTGCCGCTCCCCCAGACGGACCTATGATCCAACAGGAACGCGACTCGCTGGTTCAGCACGCGATCGGCCGGCTGGCGCAGGAGCACCGCCAGGTGATCGTGCTGCGGGAGATCGAGGGGCTCGACTACCAACAAATCGCCGACGTGCTCGAGACGCCCGTCGGCACCGTGCGGAGCCGGTTGTTCCGCGCCCGGATGCAGCTCCGCGAGCTGCTGGCGCCGATGTTCGCCGAAGAGACTTCTGCCTGA
- a CDS encoding RseA family anti-sigma factor, whose product MTQPPANPNNTPSGAPDARLAELISALADGQLTGAERAEAEAAVAASPESHRLMNDFQTLSSAIRALPAQAPRTDLAAAVRRRLDAEAPARGGGGSLPIGRSPRGWMWAALAIAAAVALMVTTRDGGQNDVALKAPAEGALADARGPDRPAAAKPDAAFVAVDEPEGTDNALADAIVADEAAPPPAREEAAALAKLDSDAGRASDAPSGAASDAATDRASRAMGRRMEAVQEDSRDRFAASEPADPAGVAVNGVDGRVPDAIAEGLGEGGRAADGAGLDREAPLQSVIAETQNFFANNAAPEPNPALQLFVSVQAKPEALRTGQFVRTLGRNQMEVEPMESLGAIAGSSEANEPADRQRGAGTRPAIGDRALAADVELVLMDAPASQVLACLADLKGDYSNYDSIEVETLPAQQPRSARSPAAQPSVASAGSPSAEYRSLRSPTQSAGQSVGQSVGQSATPSLGAQQGAAKQFRSEDRWYSFNRGSGGPAEADWQYEQAAQQLNRFNNRGVVQQGASQQAREQRFGYAGGELGGGAGGRPAEADADRTLDQRAIVAPRILLARSKEKTPASGVAERVQALFLLRAVDAPPSPAAPAP is encoded by the coding sequence ATGACGCAACCACCCGCCAACCCGAACAACACACCCAGCGGCGCCCCCGACGCGCGGCTCGCGGAGCTGATTAGCGCGCTGGCCGACGGGCAGCTCACCGGCGCCGAGCGGGCCGAGGCCGAGGCCGCCGTGGCGGCCAGCCCGGAATCGCACCGGCTGATGAACGACTTCCAGACGCTCTCGTCGGCCATCCGCGCGTTGCCGGCCCAGGCGCCGCGGACCGACCTCGCCGCCGCGGTGCGTCGGCGGCTTGATGCCGAGGCGCCCGCCCGCGGCGGCGGCGGGAGCCTGCCGATCGGGCGTTCGCCCCGGGGCTGGATGTGGGCGGCGCTTGCGATTGCCGCCGCGGTAGCGCTGATGGTCACCACCCGCGACGGCGGCCAGAACGACGTAGCGCTGAAGGCGCCGGCAGAAGGGGCGCTGGCCGATGCACGCGGGCCGGACCGCCCCGCGGCAGCGAAGCCCGACGCGGCATTCGTCGCGGTCGACGAGCCCGAGGGGACCGACAACGCTCTGGCAGACGCTATCGTCGCAGACGAAGCGGCCCCGCCACCCGCCAGGGAGGAAGCAGCCGCGTTGGCGAAGTTAGACAGCGATGCGGGCCGCGCGTCGGATGCTCCGTCCGGCGCTGCGTCTGACGCCGCGACAGACCGCGCGAGCCGTGCCATGGGCCGTCGGATGGAAGCGGTCCAAGAAGACTCGCGGGACCGGTTCGCCGCGAGCGAGCCGGCCGACCCGGCCGGGGTCGCCGTCAATGGCGTCGACGGCAGAGTACCCGACGCGATCGCCGAGGGCTTGGGCGAGGGGGGGCGCGCCGCCGATGGCGCTGGCCTCGACAGGGAGGCTCCGCTGCAAAGCGTCATCGCCGAGACGCAGAACTTCTTTGCCAACAACGCCGCGCCCGAGCCGAACCCGGCGCTGCAGTTGTTCGTGAGCGTTCAGGCCAAGCCCGAAGCGCTGCGTACCGGCCAGTTCGTGCGGACGCTGGGGCGGAACCAGATGGAGGTGGAGCCGATGGAGTCGTTGGGCGCGATCGCGGGCTCCTCCGAAGCCAACGAGCCGGCCGACCGCCAGCGCGGCGCCGGGACGCGGCCCGCCATCGGCGACCGCGCGCTGGCCGCCGACGTTGAGCTGGTGCTGATGGACGCCCCCGCGTCGCAGGTGCTGGCGTGCCTGGCCGACCTCAAGGGGGACTATTCAAACTACGACAGCATCGAGGTAGAGACCCTCCCCGCCCAGCAGCCTCGCTCGGCCCGCTCGCCTGCGGCCCAACCGTCGGTCGCTTCGGCAGGCTCGCCGTCCGCCGAATATAGGTCGCTTCGATCGCCGACCCAGTCGGCTGGCCAGTCGGTGGGCCAGTCGGTGGGCCAGTCAGCGACTCCGTCGCTTGGCGCCCAGCAGGGGGCCGCCAAGCAGTTCCGCAGCGAGGACCGCTGGTACTCGTTCAACCGCGGAAGTGGGGGGCCTGCCGAAGCCGATTGGCAGTACGAACAGGCCGCCCAGCAGCTCAACCGCTTCAATAATCGCGGCGTGGTGCAGCAGGGGGCAAGCCAACAAGCACGCGAGCAACGCTTCGGGTACGCCGGCGGCGAGCTCGGTGGGGGCGCCGGGGGCCGGCCGGCCGAAGCAGACGCCGACCGCACGCTCGACCAGCGCGCCATCGTGGCGCCGCGGATCTTGCTGGCACGGTCGAAAGAGAAGACGCCGGCCTCTGGGGTCGCCGAGCGTGTGCAGGCGTTGTTCTTGCTGCGGGCGGTCGACGCCCCGCCGAGCCCGGCCGCGCCTGCTCCCTAG
- a CDS encoding LysM peptidoglycan-binding domain-containing protein, producing MDTIRPLATITILAVLGLFLAMKINQSPVAPIEGISGDAWEQTDPRATEVATAWPGAAETAPPATTADAAAKPAASVTAAPAMPELPMPMEIPTARYGAAEQSKPEKVAASGRVPSLGTTTADMAGSLPAVPPQPETPQPKAPQPRDPQPQDPQPKSPEAVALALPVAAAAGGRYAESETTPIDFSALDSIPPAKADTPTPREAAPADEMASLPALPSLPAMTPPASQGAGSPALGGSPFDLARPAIDAALERGELSRAHLLLTQWYSDPTLTPAQKLEVEQLVSQLAGSVIYSTDHLIEPAHEVQSGETLETIAAKYNVPWQLLAKINGVSSADGVRPGQSVKVIRGPFQGMVDLSDQQLVLMVGGRYAGRFPVRLDGAASSGGEWTVEQKKLEPVRGTPYAAYDPSAAAAAQQKVVVLRRPGGAFGPSVVLGSPEAPSEAHQGRISVAQKDLDDLYDILSVGSQVTIRL from the coding sequence ATGGATACGATTCGACCGCTTGCCACGATCACGATCCTGGCCGTGCTTGGTTTGTTCTTGGCGATGAAGATTAATCAGAGCCCCGTGGCGCCCATCGAAGGCATCAGCGGCGACGCGTGGGAGCAGACCGACCCGCGGGCCACCGAGGTCGCTACCGCTTGGCCGGGCGCTGCCGAAACGGCGCCGCCGGCCACGACGGCCGACGCCGCGGCAAAGCCCGCGGCCAGCGTCACGGCGGCCCCCGCCATGCCGGAGCTGCCGATGCCGATGGAGATCCCCACCGCGCGGTACGGCGCCGCCGAACAGAGCAAGCCGGAGAAGGTCGCCGCGTCGGGGCGAGTGCCGTCGTTGGGGACCACCACGGCCGACATGGCCGGCTCCCTGCCCGCCGTCCCCCCCCAGCCCGAGACGCCCCAGCCGAAGGCGCCCCAGCCGCGGGACCCCCAGCCACAGGACCCGCAGCCCAAGTCGCCCGAGGCGGTCGCCCTGGCGCTCCCCGTGGCAGCGGCGGCCGGCGGGCGTTATGCCGAATCCGAAACGACGCCGATCGATTTCTCGGCGCTCGACTCGATCCCCCCGGCCAAGGCCGACACGCCGACGCCGCGCGAAGCCGCGCCGGCCGACGAGATGGCGTCGCTGCCGGCGCTGCCCAGCCTGCCGGCGATGACCCCCCCCGCTTCGCAGGGGGCGGGAAGCCCCGCGCTCGGGGGCTCTCCGTTCGACCTCGCTAGGCCCGCGATCGACGCGGCGCTCGAGCGTGGCGAACTAAGCCGCGCCCACCTGCTGCTGACGCAGTGGTACAGCGACCCCACACTCACCCCCGCGCAGAAACTCGAGGTCGAGCAGCTCGTGAGCCAGCTCGCCGGATCGGTGATCTACTCGACCGATCACCTGATCGAGCCGGCCCACGAGGTCCAGTCGGGCGAGACGCTCGAGACGATCGCCGCCAAGTACAACGTCCCCTGGCAGTTGTTGGCGAAGATCAACGGCGTCTCCAGCGCGGACGGCGTCCGGCCGGGGCAATCGGTCAAGGTGATCCGCGGCCCGTTCCAGGGGATGGTCGACCTGAGCGACCAGCAACTGGTGCTGATGGTCGGCGGCCGCTACGCGGGCCGGTTCCCGGTGCGGCTGGACGGCGCCGCCAGCAGCGGCGGTGAGTGGACCGTGGAGCAGAAGAAACTCGAACCGGTGCGCGGCACCCCGTACGCCGCCTACGACCCCAGCGCCGCGGCCGCGGCGCAGCAGAAGGTGGTGGTGCTCCGACGCCCGGGGGGAGCGTTCGGCCCCAGCGTGGTGTTGGGCAGCCCCGAGGCGCCCAGCGAGGCGCACCAGGGCCGGATCTCTGTCGCCCAGAAGGACCTAGACGACCTGTACGACATCCTGTCGGTCGGCTCGCAGGTCACCATCCGCCTGTAG
- the pyrE gene encoding orotate phosphoribosyltransferase, producing MYDRDALAQLIREKALKFGSFTLASGKQASYYLDCRQVTLDSAGAQLIGEGMLDLIGNPLPELVGGMVIGADPITAAVLTVAGSRGLPLRGVMVRKEPKAHGRGQQVEGPYLAGERLVIVEDVVTTGGSSLKAIEHCEAVGLKVERVLAIIDREEGGKEAFAAKGYELTSLFKVSDFGIDPSGN from the coding sequence ATGTACGACCGCGACGCGCTTGCCCAGTTGATCCGTGAGAAGGCGCTCAAGTTTGGCTCCTTCACGCTCGCCTCGGGGAAACAGGCCAGCTACTACCTCGACTGCCGGCAGGTAACGCTCGACTCGGCCGGCGCCCAGCTCATCGGCGAGGGGATGCTCGACCTGATCGGCAACCCGCTCCCCGAGCTGGTCGGCGGGATGGTGATCGGCGCCGATCCGATCACCGCCGCGGTGCTCACCGTCGCCGGCTCGCGCGGGCTCCCGCTCCGCGGGGTGATGGTCCGCAAAGAGCCCAAGGCCCACGGCCGCGGGCAGCAGGTCGAGGGCCCCTACCTGGCCGGCGAGCGGCTCGTGATTGTCGAGGACGTCGTCACCACCGGCGGCAGCAGCCTCAAGGCGATCGAGCACTGCGAAGCGGTCGGGCTGAAGGTGGAGCGCGTGCTGGCCATCATCGACCGCGAAGAGGGGGGCAAAGAGGCGTTCGCGGCCAAGGGCTACGAGCTAACCTCGTTGTTCAAGGTCTCCGACTTCGGTATCGACCCCAGCGGCAACTAA